From a single Miscanthus floridulus cultivar M001 chromosome 8, ASM1932011v1, whole genome shotgun sequence genomic region:
- the LOC136476453 gene encoding NAC domain-containing protein 14-like isoform X4, whose product MAKTAVMEVRTLPLGFRFHPTDEELVTHYLKGKITGQINSEAQVIPEIDVCKCEPWDLPDKSIIQSDDPEWFFFAPKDRKYPNGSRSNRATEAGYWKATGKDRIIKSKGDKRKQHTIGMKKTLVFHRGRAPKGERTGWIMHEYRTTEPEFESSEQGGYVLYRLFRKQEEKTERPSPEEMDRSGYSPAPSRSSPDNLEANEEANTPLNKESPESALHDPIELPNSVETHVGSMTRWLADRNDNLVATAPDVSHIPSHGHAAGVPKVDPSAGASAHLVNPQNGNDDYNNFVSGFTPILPLENAFFPDIQQGAFGFDGIMNPPDALDAFLNQTLVDPDEHSSTTSKVQYDSDIPTEFENPWNMQVEPQDDHWWANIGFEPDEPNPLLPFDTTDQDVLSVDSGADSFNELFNSMEDTSVIILRPQQLDSTVQPSHVFANQGNAVRRLWLQECREIITKDESEDEVSCVVTPDCLKESVEESTAEKDVASDGDEAESTGIVIRSRHPAPSSSSEISFTQQGTAVQRLRLQSGLNKGPYPSSDDSSSCIIDESESQHKAEKAEIEEDASTNLAGSVDDLPGNSHDDDQKNIPEHDAETAVPEAKSVLRLRKTSEESNKDVKQEDCLGPHVRAPMQRGGFQSYIIWLVLSVALLLLLCVVAYAWV is encoded by the exons ATGGCGAAGACGGCGGTCATGGAGGTCAGGACGCTGCCGCTCGGCTTCCGCTTCCACCCCACCGACGAGGAGCTCGTCACCCACTACCTCAAGGGCAAGATCACCGGCCAGATCAACTCCGAGGCCCAGGTCATCCCCGAGATCGACGTCTGCAAGTGCGAGCCGTGGGACCTCCCAG ATAAGTCAATTATCCAGTCCGACGATCCCGAGTGGTTCTTCTTCGCTCCCAAGGACCGCAAGTACCCCAACGGCAGCAGGTCGAACAGGGCCACCGAGGCCGGATACTGGAAGGCCACTGGCAAGGACAGGATCATCAAGTCCAAGGGTGACAAGCGCAAACAGCATACCATTGGTATGAAGAAGACCCTTGTCTTCCACCGCGGACGTGCCCCCAAGGGTGAGCGCACTGGGTGGATTATGCACGAGTACCGCACCACCGAGCCAGAGTTTGAGTCTAGCGAGCAG GGTGGTTATGTTCTTTATCGTCTCTTCCGGAAGCAAGAGGAGAAAACCGAGCGCCCCAGCCCAGAGGAAATGGATAGAAGTGGCTACTCACCTGCTCCTTCTCGTTCTTCACCTGACAACCTAGAGGCGAATGAGGAAGCTAATACACCATTAAATAAGGAATCTCCAGAATCTGCTCTGCATGATCCGATTGAGCTGCCAAATTCTGTTGAAACCCATGTTGGGTCAATGACAAGGTGGTTGGCGGACAGAAATGATAACTTGGTGGCTACTGCACCGGATGTTTCCCATATACCTTCCCACGGACATGCTGCTGGTGTACCTAAG GTTGATCCTTCAGCTGGTGCTTCAGCCCACTTAGTTAATCCCCAGAATGGAAATGATGATTATAACAATTTTGTGTCCGGTTTCACCCCCATACTACCACTTGAAAATGCATTCTTCCCTGATATACAGCAAGGAGCTTTTGGTTTTGATGGCATCATGAATCCTCCTGATGCCCTGGATGCTTTCTTGAATCAAACACTTGTTGATCCTGATGAACATTCATCAACAACATCAAAAGTTCAGTATGATTCTGACATTCCAACAGAATTTGAGAACCCGTGGAATATGCAG GTTGAGCCTCAAGATGATCACTGGTGGGCAAACATAGGTTTCGAGCCAGATGAGccaaaccctctgcttccttttgACACCACTGACCAAGACGTACTTTCGGTAGACTCCGGTGCCGATTCCTTCAATGAGCTGTTCAATAGCATGGAAGATACGTCTGTAATTATTCTTAGGCCTCAACAGTTGGACTCCACTGTGCAACCAAGCCATGTGTTTGCTAACCAGGGCAATGCAGTAAGGAGGCTGTGGCTACAGGAGTGTAGGGAGATCATAACTAAAGATGAGAGTGAAGATGAAGTATCATGTGTTGTAACTCCAGACTGTTTGAAAGAATCTGTTGAGGAGTCCACCGCAGAGAAGGATGTGGCTTCTGATGGGGATGAGGCTGAGTCAACAGGGATTGTTATTAGAAGCCGTCACCCTGCTCCAAGTTCAAGCTCAGAGATTTCATTCACTCAACAGGGAACTGCTGTGCAAAGGCTGCGGCTACAGTCAGGCCTTAACAAAGGCCCGTATCCTAGTAGTGATGATTCATCAAGCTGCATCATAGACGAATCAGAAAGTCAGCACAAAGCAGAGAAAGCAGAG ATCGAAGAGGATGCAAGCACGAACCTTGCTGGAAGTGTTGATGATCTACCTGGCAATAGCCATGATGATGACCAAAAGAACATCCCTGAACATG ATGCTGAAACAGCTGTTCCAGAAGCCAAATCTGTTCTGAGGCTGCGGAAGACTTCAGAGGAAAGCAACAAGGATGTCAAGCAGGAGGATTGTCTCGGGCCACACGTGAGAGCACCAATGCAGAGGGGAGGCTTCCAATCCTACATCATCTGGCTGGTTCTATCGGTGGCTCTGCTGCTGCTTCTCTGTGTTGTGGCGTATGCATGGGTATGA
- the LOC136476453 gene encoding NAC domain-containing protein 14-like isoform X3, which translates to MAKTAVMEVRTLPLGFRFHPTDEELVTHYLKGKITGQINSEAQVIPEIDVCKCEPWDLPDKSIIQSDDPEWFFFAPKDRKYPNGSRSNRATEAGYWKATGKDRIIKSKGDKRKQHTIGMKKTLVFHRGRAPKGERTGWIMHEYRTTEPEFESSEQGGYVLYRLFRKQEEKTERPSPEEMDRSGYSPAPSRSSPDNLEANEEANTPLNKESPESALHDPIELPNSVETHVGSMTRWLADRNDNLVATAPDVSHIPSHGHAAGVPKQVDPSAGASAHLVNPQNGNDDYNNFVSGFTPILPLENAFFPDIQQGAFGFDGIMNPPDALDAFLNQTLVDPDEHSSTTSKVQYDSDIPTEFENPWNMQVEPQDDHWWANIGFEPDEPNPLLPFDTTDQDVLSVDSGADSFNELFNSMEDTSVIILRPQQLDSTVQPSHVFANQGNAVRRLWLQECREIITKDESEDEVSCVVTPDCLKESVEESTAEKDVASDGDEAESTGIVIRSRHPAPSSSSEISFTQQGTAVQRLRLQSGLNKGPYPSSDDSSSCIIDESESQHKAEKAEIEEDASTNLAGSVDDLPGNSHDDDQKNIPEHDAETAVPEAKSVLRLRKTSEESNKDVKQEDCLGPHVRAPMQRGGFQSYIIWLVLSVALLLLLCVVAYAWV; encoded by the exons ATGGCGAAGACGGCGGTCATGGAGGTCAGGACGCTGCCGCTCGGCTTCCGCTTCCACCCCACCGACGAGGAGCTCGTCACCCACTACCTCAAGGGCAAGATCACCGGCCAGATCAACTCCGAGGCCCAGGTCATCCCCGAGATCGACGTCTGCAAGTGCGAGCCGTGGGACCTCCCAG ATAAGTCAATTATCCAGTCCGACGATCCCGAGTGGTTCTTCTTCGCTCCCAAGGACCGCAAGTACCCCAACGGCAGCAGGTCGAACAGGGCCACCGAGGCCGGATACTGGAAGGCCACTGGCAAGGACAGGATCATCAAGTCCAAGGGTGACAAGCGCAAACAGCATACCATTGGTATGAAGAAGACCCTTGTCTTCCACCGCGGACGTGCCCCCAAGGGTGAGCGCACTGGGTGGATTATGCACGAGTACCGCACCACCGAGCCAGAGTTTGAGTCTAGCGAGCAG GGTGGTTATGTTCTTTATCGTCTCTTCCGGAAGCAAGAGGAGAAAACCGAGCGCCCCAGCCCAGAGGAAATGGATAGAAGTGGCTACTCACCTGCTCCTTCTCGTTCTTCACCTGACAACCTAGAGGCGAATGAGGAAGCTAATACACCATTAAATAAGGAATCTCCAGAATCTGCTCTGCATGATCCGATTGAGCTGCCAAATTCTGTTGAAACCCATGTTGGGTCAATGACAAGGTGGTTGGCGGACAGAAATGATAACTTGGTGGCTACTGCACCGGATGTTTCCCATATACCTTCCCACGGACATGCTGCTGGTGTACCTAAG CAGGTTGATCCTTCAGCTGGTGCTTCAGCCCACTTAGTTAATCCCCAGAATGGAAATGATGATTATAACAATTTTGTGTCCGGTTTCACCCCCATACTACCACTTGAAAATGCATTCTTCCCTGATATACAGCAAGGAGCTTTTGGTTTTGATGGCATCATGAATCCTCCTGATGCCCTGGATGCTTTCTTGAATCAAACACTTGTTGATCCTGATGAACATTCATCAACAACATCAAAAGTTCAGTATGATTCTGACATTCCAACAGAATTTGAGAACCCGTGGAATATGCAG GTTGAGCCTCAAGATGATCACTGGTGGGCAAACATAGGTTTCGAGCCAGATGAGccaaaccctctgcttccttttgACACCACTGACCAAGACGTACTTTCGGTAGACTCCGGTGCCGATTCCTTCAATGAGCTGTTCAATAGCATGGAAGATACGTCTGTAATTATTCTTAGGCCTCAACAGTTGGACTCCACTGTGCAACCAAGCCATGTGTTTGCTAACCAGGGCAATGCAGTAAGGAGGCTGTGGCTACAGGAGTGTAGGGAGATCATAACTAAAGATGAGAGTGAAGATGAAGTATCATGTGTTGTAACTCCAGACTGTTTGAAAGAATCTGTTGAGGAGTCCACCGCAGAGAAGGATGTGGCTTCTGATGGGGATGAGGCTGAGTCAACAGGGATTGTTATTAGAAGCCGTCACCCTGCTCCAAGTTCAAGCTCAGAGATTTCATTCACTCAACAGGGAACTGCTGTGCAAAGGCTGCGGCTACAGTCAGGCCTTAACAAAGGCCCGTATCCTAGTAGTGATGATTCATCAAGCTGCATCATAGACGAATCAGAAAGTCAGCACAAAGCAGAGAAAGCAGAG ATCGAAGAGGATGCAAGCACGAACCTTGCTGGAAGTGTTGATGATCTACCTGGCAATAGCCATGATGATGACCAAAAGAACATCCCTGAACATG ATGCTGAAACAGCTGTTCCAGAAGCCAAATCTGTTCTGAGGCTGCGGAAGACTTCAGAGGAAAGCAACAAGGATGTCAAGCAGGAGGATTGTCTCGGGCCACACGTGAGAGCACCAATGCAGAGGGGAGGCTTCCAATCCTACATCATCTGGCTGGTTCTATCGGTGGCTCTGCTGCTGCTTCTCTGTGTTGTGGCGTATGCATGGGTATGA
- the LOC136476453 gene encoding NAC domain-containing protein 14-like isoform X2, translated as MAKTAVMEVRTLPLGFRFHPTDEELVTHYLKGKITGQINSEAQVIPEIDVCKCEPWDLPDKSIIQSDDPEWFFFAPKDRKYPNGSRSNRATEAGYWKATGKDRIIKSKGDKRKQHTIGMKKTLVFHRGRAPKGERTGWIMHEYRTTEPEFESSEQGGYVLYRLFRKQEEKTERPSPEEMDRSGYSPAPSRSSPDNLEANEEANTPLNKESPESALHDPIELPNSVETHVGSMTRWLADRNDNLVATAPDVSHIPSHGHAAGVPKVDPSAGASAHLVNPQNGNDDYNNFVSGFTPILPLENAFFPDIQQGAFGFDGIMNPPDALDAFLNQTLVDPDEHSSTTSKVQYDSDIPTEFENPWNMQVEPQDDHWWANIGFEPDEPNPLLPFDTTDQDVLSVDSGADSFNELFNSMEDTSVIILRPQQLDSTVQPSHVFANQGNAVRRLWLQECREIITKDESEDEVSCVVTPDCLKESVEESTAEKDVASDGDEAESTGIVIRSRHPAPSSSSEISFTQQGTAVQRLRLQSGLNKGPYPSSDDSSSCIIDESESQHKAEKAEIEEDASTNLAGSVDDLPGNSHDDDQKNIPEHGNDAETAVPEAKSVLRLRKTSEESNKDVKQEDCLGPHVRAPMQRGGFQSYIIWLVLSVALLLLLCVVAYAWV; from the exons ATGGCGAAGACGGCGGTCATGGAGGTCAGGACGCTGCCGCTCGGCTTCCGCTTCCACCCCACCGACGAGGAGCTCGTCACCCACTACCTCAAGGGCAAGATCACCGGCCAGATCAACTCCGAGGCCCAGGTCATCCCCGAGATCGACGTCTGCAAGTGCGAGCCGTGGGACCTCCCAG ATAAGTCAATTATCCAGTCCGACGATCCCGAGTGGTTCTTCTTCGCTCCCAAGGACCGCAAGTACCCCAACGGCAGCAGGTCGAACAGGGCCACCGAGGCCGGATACTGGAAGGCCACTGGCAAGGACAGGATCATCAAGTCCAAGGGTGACAAGCGCAAACAGCATACCATTGGTATGAAGAAGACCCTTGTCTTCCACCGCGGACGTGCCCCCAAGGGTGAGCGCACTGGGTGGATTATGCACGAGTACCGCACCACCGAGCCAGAGTTTGAGTCTAGCGAGCAG GGTGGTTATGTTCTTTATCGTCTCTTCCGGAAGCAAGAGGAGAAAACCGAGCGCCCCAGCCCAGAGGAAATGGATAGAAGTGGCTACTCACCTGCTCCTTCTCGTTCTTCACCTGACAACCTAGAGGCGAATGAGGAAGCTAATACACCATTAAATAAGGAATCTCCAGAATCTGCTCTGCATGATCCGATTGAGCTGCCAAATTCTGTTGAAACCCATGTTGGGTCAATGACAAGGTGGTTGGCGGACAGAAATGATAACTTGGTGGCTACTGCACCGGATGTTTCCCATATACCTTCCCACGGACATGCTGCTGGTGTACCTAAG GTTGATCCTTCAGCTGGTGCTTCAGCCCACTTAGTTAATCCCCAGAATGGAAATGATGATTATAACAATTTTGTGTCCGGTTTCACCCCCATACTACCACTTGAAAATGCATTCTTCCCTGATATACAGCAAGGAGCTTTTGGTTTTGATGGCATCATGAATCCTCCTGATGCCCTGGATGCTTTCTTGAATCAAACACTTGTTGATCCTGATGAACATTCATCAACAACATCAAAAGTTCAGTATGATTCTGACATTCCAACAGAATTTGAGAACCCGTGGAATATGCAG GTTGAGCCTCAAGATGATCACTGGTGGGCAAACATAGGTTTCGAGCCAGATGAGccaaaccctctgcttccttttgACACCACTGACCAAGACGTACTTTCGGTAGACTCCGGTGCCGATTCCTTCAATGAGCTGTTCAATAGCATGGAAGATACGTCTGTAATTATTCTTAGGCCTCAACAGTTGGACTCCACTGTGCAACCAAGCCATGTGTTTGCTAACCAGGGCAATGCAGTAAGGAGGCTGTGGCTACAGGAGTGTAGGGAGATCATAACTAAAGATGAGAGTGAAGATGAAGTATCATGTGTTGTAACTCCAGACTGTTTGAAAGAATCTGTTGAGGAGTCCACCGCAGAGAAGGATGTGGCTTCTGATGGGGATGAGGCTGAGTCAACAGGGATTGTTATTAGAAGCCGTCACCCTGCTCCAAGTTCAAGCTCAGAGATTTCATTCACTCAACAGGGAACTGCTGTGCAAAGGCTGCGGCTACAGTCAGGCCTTAACAAAGGCCCGTATCCTAGTAGTGATGATTCATCAAGCTGCATCATAGACGAATCAGAAAGTCAGCACAAAGCAGAGAAAGCAGAG ATCGAAGAGGATGCAAGCACGAACCTTGCTGGAAGTGTTGATGATCTACCTGGCAATAGCCATGATGATGACCAAAAGAACATCCCTGAACATGGTAATG ATGCTGAAACAGCTGTTCCAGAAGCCAAATCTGTTCTGAGGCTGCGGAAGACTTCAGAGGAAAGCAACAAGGATGTCAAGCAGGAGGATTGTCTCGGGCCACACGTGAGAGCACCAATGCAGAGGGGAGGCTTCCAATCCTACATCATCTGGCTGGTTCTATCGGTGGCTCTGCTGCTGCTTCTCTGTGTTGTGGCGTATGCATGGGTATGA
- the LOC136476453 gene encoding NAC domain-containing protein 14-like isoform X1, producing the protein MAKTAVMEVRTLPLGFRFHPTDEELVTHYLKGKITGQINSEAQVIPEIDVCKCEPWDLPDKSIIQSDDPEWFFFAPKDRKYPNGSRSNRATEAGYWKATGKDRIIKSKGDKRKQHTIGMKKTLVFHRGRAPKGERTGWIMHEYRTTEPEFESSEQGGYVLYRLFRKQEEKTERPSPEEMDRSGYSPAPSRSSPDNLEANEEANTPLNKESPESALHDPIELPNSVETHVGSMTRWLADRNDNLVATAPDVSHIPSHGHAAGVPKQVDPSAGASAHLVNPQNGNDDYNNFVSGFTPILPLENAFFPDIQQGAFGFDGIMNPPDALDAFLNQTLVDPDEHSSTTSKVQYDSDIPTEFENPWNMQVEPQDDHWWANIGFEPDEPNPLLPFDTTDQDVLSVDSGADSFNELFNSMEDTSVIILRPQQLDSTVQPSHVFANQGNAVRRLWLQECREIITKDESEDEVSCVVTPDCLKESVEESTAEKDVASDGDEAESTGIVIRSRHPAPSSSSEISFTQQGTAVQRLRLQSGLNKGPYPSSDDSSSCIIDESESQHKAEKAEIEEDASTNLAGSVDDLPGNSHDDDQKNIPEHGNDAETAVPEAKSVLRLRKTSEESNKDVKQEDCLGPHVRAPMQRGGFQSYIIWLVLSVALLLLLCVVAYAWV; encoded by the exons ATGGCGAAGACGGCGGTCATGGAGGTCAGGACGCTGCCGCTCGGCTTCCGCTTCCACCCCACCGACGAGGAGCTCGTCACCCACTACCTCAAGGGCAAGATCACCGGCCAGATCAACTCCGAGGCCCAGGTCATCCCCGAGATCGACGTCTGCAAGTGCGAGCCGTGGGACCTCCCAG ATAAGTCAATTATCCAGTCCGACGATCCCGAGTGGTTCTTCTTCGCTCCCAAGGACCGCAAGTACCCCAACGGCAGCAGGTCGAACAGGGCCACCGAGGCCGGATACTGGAAGGCCACTGGCAAGGACAGGATCATCAAGTCCAAGGGTGACAAGCGCAAACAGCATACCATTGGTATGAAGAAGACCCTTGTCTTCCACCGCGGACGTGCCCCCAAGGGTGAGCGCACTGGGTGGATTATGCACGAGTACCGCACCACCGAGCCAGAGTTTGAGTCTAGCGAGCAG GGTGGTTATGTTCTTTATCGTCTCTTCCGGAAGCAAGAGGAGAAAACCGAGCGCCCCAGCCCAGAGGAAATGGATAGAAGTGGCTACTCACCTGCTCCTTCTCGTTCTTCACCTGACAACCTAGAGGCGAATGAGGAAGCTAATACACCATTAAATAAGGAATCTCCAGAATCTGCTCTGCATGATCCGATTGAGCTGCCAAATTCTGTTGAAACCCATGTTGGGTCAATGACAAGGTGGTTGGCGGACAGAAATGATAACTTGGTGGCTACTGCACCGGATGTTTCCCATATACCTTCCCACGGACATGCTGCTGGTGTACCTAAG CAGGTTGATCCTTCAGCTGGTGCTTCAGCCCACTTAGTTAATCCCCAGAATGGAAATGATGATTATAACAATTTTGTGTCCGGTTTCACCCCCATACTACCACTTGAAAATGCATTCTTCCCTGATATACAGCAAGGAGCTTTTGGTTTTGATGGCATCATGAATCCTCCTGATGCCCTGGATGCTTTCTTGAATCAAACACTTGTTGATCCTGATGAACATTCATCAACAACATCAAAAGTTCAGTATGATTCTGACATTCCAACAGAATTTGAGAACCCGTGGAATATGCAG GTTGAGCCTCAAGATGATCACTGGTGGGCAAACATAGGTTTCGAGCCAGATGAGccaaaccctctgcttccttttgACACCACTGACCAAGACGTACTTTCGGTAGACTCCGGTGCCGATTCCTTCAATGAGCTGTTCAATAGCATGGAAGATACGTCTGTAATTATTCTTAGGCCTCAACAGTTGGACTCCACTGTGCAACCAAGCCATGTGTTTGCTAACCAGGGCAATGCAGTAAGGAGGCTGTGGCTACAGGAGTGTAGGGAGATCATAACTAAAGATGAGAGTGAAGATGAAGTATCATGTGTTGTAACTCCAGACTGTTTGAAAGAATCTGTTGAGGAGTCCACCGCAGAGAAGGATGTGGCTTCTGATGGGGATGAGGCTGAGTCAACAGGGATTGTTATTAGAAGCCGTCACCCTGCTCCAAGTTCAAGCTCAGAGATTTCATTCACTCAACAGGGAACTGCTGTGCAAAGGCTGCGGCTACAGTCAGGCCTTAACAAAGGCCCGTATCCTAGTAGTGATGATTCATCAAGCTGCATCATAGACGAATCAGAAAGTCAGCACAAAGCAGAGAAAGCAGAG ATCGAAGAGGATGCAAGCACGAACCTTGCTGGAAGTGTTGATGATCTACCTGGCAATAGCCATGATGATGACCAAAAGAACATCCCTGAACATGGTAATG ATGCTGAAACAGCTGTTCCAGAAGCCAAATCTGTTCTGAGGCTGCGGAAGACTTCAGAGGAAAGCAACAAGGATGTCAAGCAGGAGGATTGTCTCGGGCCACACGTGAGAGCACCAATGCAGAGGGGAGGCTTCCAATCCTACATCATCTGGCTGGTTCTATCGGTGGCTCTGCTGCTGCTTCTCTGTGTTGTGGCGTATGCATGGGTATGA